Proteins encoded together in one Pseudomonas sp. Seg1 window:
- a CDS encoding HlyD family efflux transporter periplasmic adaptor subunit: MSTHRRSSLLFAGSLIALLLAAGGFGYWKSISSRLPEGLSAGNGRLEATEVQIASKTPGRLAEVLVDEGDKVTQGQLLARMDTRTLEAQRNQAEAEVLRARENLNAAQANVQLRQSELLLAQQELGRSQSLFKHGFVSAQVIDQLQSRIGTGNAAVTAARAQVSAVAAAIGAAQAQVAQLTSEIDDSSLRAPIDGVIQLRMAEPGEVLGAGGRVLLLIDPNDQYMNLYLSASVAGRLAVGDEARVLLDALPDKPLPAKISFVAGKSQFTPKEVETRDERQKLVFRVKLRLTQPSAVPQAKPGMPGAGYVRTAPIAWPANLQ; encoded by the coding sequence ATGTCGACGCACCGCCGTTCCTCACTGTTATTTGCCGGATCGCTCATAGCCTTATTATTGGCCGCCGGCGGCTTCGGTTACTGGAAGTCGATCAGCAGTCGCCTGCCCGAGGGGCTGTCGGCCGGCAACGGACGACTTGAGGCCACCGAAGTGCAGATCGCCAGCAAGACACCCGGTCGCCTCGCCGAGGTGCTGGTCGATGAAGGCGACAAGGTCACTCAAGGCCAATTGCTGGCGCGCATGGACACCCGCACCCTTGAAGCCCAGCGCAACCAGGCCGAAGCCGAGGTCTTGCGCGCCCGGGAAAACCTCAATGCCGCCCAGGCCAATGTGCAGTTGCGTCAGAGTGAGCTACTGCTGGCCCAGCAGGAACTCGGGCGCTCTCAGTCGCTGTTCAAGCACGGTTTCGTCAGCGCTCAGGTCATCGATCAATTGCAGTCGCGCATCGGCACCGGCAACGCTGCCGTGACGGCGGCCCGCGCCCAGGTGTCGGCGGTTGCTGCAGCGATCGGTGCAGCGCAGGCGCAGGTCGCTCAACTGACCAGCGAAATCGACGACAGCAGCCTGCGCGCGCCGATTGATGGCGTGATCCAGTTACGCATGGCCGAACCCGGGGAAGTGCTAGGCGCCGGTGGCCGCGTCCTGCTGTTGATTGATCCCAACGATCAGTACATGAACCTCTATCTGTCCGCCTCGGTGGCCGGGCGTCTGGCGGTGGGCGATGAAGCGCGGGTGCTGCTCGATGCCCTGCCCGACAAGCCCTTGCCGGCAAAAATCAGTTTCGTCGCCGGCAAATCGCAGTTCACCCCCAAGGAAGTCGAAACCCGCGACGAGCGGCAAAAACTGGTGTTCCGCGTCAAGCTGCGCCTGACCCAACCCAGCGCCGTGCCGCAAGCCAAGCCCGGCATGCCCGGCGCCGGGTATGTGCGCACTGCGCCGATCGCCTGGCCGGCCAATCTGCAATGA
- a CDS encoding EVE domain-containing protein, whose amino-acid sequence MAYWLMKSEPDELSIKGLEKLGKARWDGVRNYQARNFLRAMAVGDEFFFYHSSCPEPGIAGIGKIIEAAYPDPTALEPESHYFDPKATPEKNAWSAIDVAHVETFARVLKLDYLKQQTALAQMPLVQKGSRLSVMPVTAEQWAAVLGLR is encoded by the coding sequence ATGGCCTATTGGCTGATGAAATCCGAGCCGGACGAACTCTCGATCAAAGGTCTTGAAAAACTCGGCAAAGCGCGCTGGGACGGGGTTCGCAACTATCAGGCACGCAACTTCCTGCGGGCGATGGCGGTAGGTGATGAGTTCTTTTTCTACCATTCCAGCTGCCCTGAGCCAGGGATTGCCGGGATCGGGAAAATAATCGAGGCGGCGTACCCGGATCCCACCGCACTGGAACCGGAAAGCCATTACTTCGACCCCAAAGCCACGCCGGAGAAAAACGCCTGGAGTGCGATCGATGTGGCGCATGTCGAGACGTTTGCGCGGGTCTTGAAGCTCGATTACCTGAAACAGCAGACCGCGCTGGCGCAAATGCCACTGGTGCAGAAAGGCTCGCGGCTTTCAGTGATGCCCGTCACCGCCGAACAATGGGCCGCTGTGCTCGGCCTGCGCTGA
- a CDS encoding flagellar basal body-associated protein FliL, with translation MKAWIMLLLALSLPVAALAEEAKEGEAPKVNYITLSPPFVGNYGLDGTPKLKVYKADVALRVTGEEATKLVKANEPLIRNQLVALFTQQTTEAMGSIEGKEKLRQEALKQTQQVMNDETGKPVVEDLLFNNLIIQ, from the coding sequence GTGAAAGCGTGGATCATGTTGTTGCTGGCCCTGTCTCTGCCTGTGGCAGCGCTGGCCGAAGAAGCCAAAGAAGGCGAGGCGCCGAAGGTCAATTACATCACCCTGAGCCCGCCGTTCGTGGGCAACTACGGGCTGGACGGCACGCCGAAGCTCAAGGTCTACAAGGCCGATGTGGCATTGCGTGTGACGGGCGAAGAGGCGACCAAACTGGTCAAGGCCAACGAGCCGCTGATCCGCAATCAACTGGTGGCGCTGTTCACCCAGCAGACTACTGAGGCGATGGGCAGCATCGAAGGCAAGGAAAAGCTGCGTCAGGAAGCCCTGAAGCAAACCCAGCAAGTGATGAATGACGAGACCGGCAAGCCGGTGGTTGAAGATCTGTTGTTCAACAACCTGATCATTCAGTAA
- the rbbA gene encoding ribosome-associated ATPase/putative transporter RbbA: MNSLAVQANAIAHRYGKQQALSDITFSLPAGTRCGLIGPDGAGKSSLLGLIAGVKALQQGQLDVLGGPIQQRRHRDTLYARIAFMPQGLGGNLYPELSIRENIQFFATLFGLSKADSEQRMHNLLLATDLLKFAERPAGKLSGGMKQKLGLCCALIHEPDLLILDEPTTGVDPLSRRRFWELVDDVRRQRPQLTLLVATAYMEEAEQFEHCLMLDNGQLIATGLSRELAAVTPSGKLDEAFTHFQGDSQHDAKPLVIPPRCGGTTDIAIEANDLTLRFGDFTAVDHVSFAIGRGEIFGFLGSNGCGKTTTMKVLTGLMPASEGRATLLGNPVDAKDLATRKRVGFMSQSFSLYGELGVRQNLELHARLFDLPKAESAPRIEALIERFNLRGVADQPSGALPLGLRQRLSLAVAVLHRPEVLILDEPTSGVDPAARDDFWRLLIELSREQGVTIFLSTHFMNEAQRCDRISLMHAGKVLACDTPAALQCQFAGETLEAAFVTCLEQAQGTAESPPANESTTAPTANAPPLKQRGFSLGRLLAVASREGKELLRDKVRMAFALAGAIFMMVIFGYGISLDVENLAFAVYDQDQTPQSRTYLEAFRGSRYFDERPAIHDAQELHRRLQRSEIKLALEIPPGFGRDLYAGRQPAVAAWLDGGMPFRAETSRNYVEAVHLANLQQLAEQSSPGINHQAGASLETRFRYNQDVVSVNAIGPGVMALILAFIPAMLTALGIVREKELGSITNFYATPLTRLEFLLGKQAPYLLVSLVNLALLVAMNRWLFGVPFKGSLLTLAFGGLLYVLATTSMGLLISAFTRTQIAAILGTMIITSLPTIQFSGLIVPRSSLEGAAAVMGMLFPAGHFLDIAVGTFTKALDLRQLWPQCLALFGFFVGFTGLSLVMLKKQEA, from the coding sequence ATGAACAGCCTCGCGGTTCAGGCGAACGCTATCGCGCACCGCTACGGCAAACAGCAAGCGCTGAGCGATATCACCTTCAGCCTGCCTGCCGGCACCCGCTGCGGGCTGATCGGCCCCGATGGCGCGGGCAAATCCAGCCTGCTGGGGCTGATCGCCGGGGTGAAGGCCTTGCAACAAGGGCAACTGGACGTCCTCGGCGGGCCGATCCAGCAGCGCCGCCACCGCGACACGCTGTATGCGCGCATCGCCTTCATGCCCCAGGGATTGGGCGGCAACCTGTATCCCGAGCTGTCGATCCGCGAAAACATACAGTTCTTTGCCACGCTGTTCGGTCTGTCGAAGGCCGACAGCGAACAACGCATGCACAACCTGCTGCTCGCCACCGACCTGCTGAAGTTCGCCGAGCGCCCCGCCGGCAAGTTGTCCGGTGGCATGAAACAGAAACTCGGGCTGTGCTGCGCGCTGATCCACGAGCCGGACCTGTTGATCCTCGATGAGCCGACCACCGGTGTCGACCCGCTCTCACGCCGGCGTTTCTGGGAGTTGGTCGACGACGTACGGCGCCAGCGCCCGCAGCTGACCCTGCTGGTCGCCACCGCTTATATGGAGGAAGCCGAACAGTTCGAGCATTGCCTGATGCTCGACAACGGCCAATTGATTGCCACCGGCCTGAGCCGTGAACTGGCGGCCGTCACCCCGAGTGGCAAACTCGACGAGGCCTTCACCCATTTCCAGGGTGACAGCCAGCATGACGCCAAGCCGCTGGTGATTCCGCCACGCTGCGGCGGCACCACCGATATCGCGATTGAGGCCAACGATCTGACGCTGCGCTTCGGCGACTTCACCGCCGTGGATCACGTCAGCTTCGCCATCGGTCGCGGCGAGATTTTCGGTTTTCTCGGCTCCAACGGCTGCGGCAAGACCACCACCATGAAAGTCCTGACCGGGCTGATGCCGGCCAGCGAAGGCCGCGCGACACTGCTGGGCAATCCGGTGGATGCCAAGGATCTGGCCACGCGCAAACGGGTCGGCTTCATGTCCCAGAGCTTTTCGCTGTATGGCGAACTCGGTGTGCGACAGAACCTTGAGCTGCATGCCCGGCTGTTCGACTTGCCCAAAGCCGAAAGCGCGCCACGCATCGAAGCGTTGATCGAGCGCTTCAATCTGCGCGGCGTTGCTGATCAGCCGTCAGGCGCTCTGCCCCTTGGGCTGCGTCAACGCCTGTCGCTGGCGGTCGCGGTGTTGCATCGCCCGGAAGTGCTGATCCTCGATGAGCCGACGTCCGGCGTCGACCCGGCCGCTCGCGATGACTTCTGGCGACTGTTGATCGAACTGTCCCGCGAACAAGGCGTGACGATTTTTCTCTCCACCCACTTCATGAACGAAGCCCAGCGCTGCGACCGCATCTCGCTGATGCACGCCGGCAAGGTCCTGGCGTGCGATACCCCGGCGGCGCTGCAATGTCAGTTTGCTGGAGAGACGCTGGAAGCCGCTTTCGTGACGTGTCTGGAACAGGCTCAGGGCACCGCCGAATCGCCGCCCGCGAATGAATCGACGACGGCGCCAACGGCCAATGCGCCGCCGCTCAAACAGCGCGGCTTCAGCCTCGGTCGCCTGCTGGCGGTGGCCAGTCGCGAAGGCAAGGAGCTGCTGCGTGACAAGGTGCGCATGGCGTTCGCGCTGGCGGGGGCGATTTTCATGATGGTGATTTTCGGCTACGGGATTTCCCTGGACGTGGAAAACCTCGCGTTCGCCGTGTACGACCAGGACCAGACACCGCAGAGCCGCACCTATCTGGAAGCCTTTCGCGGCTCGCGCTACTTCGATGAGCGGCCGGCCATCCACGACGCTCAAGAACTGCACCGACGCCTGCAACGTTCGGAGATCAAACTGGCGTTGGAAATCCCGCCCGGATTCGGCCGCGACCTGTACGCCGGACGGCAGCCTGCGGTGGCGGCGTGGCTGGATGGCGGCATGCCGTTTCGCGCCGAAACCAGCCGCAACTATGTCGAAGCCGTGCACTTGGCCAACCTGCAACAGTTGGCCGAGCAGAGCAGCCCCGGCATCAACCATCAGGCGGGCGCCAGCCTGGAAACCCGCTTTCGCTACAACCAGGATGTGGTCAGCGTCAACGCCATCGGTCCCGGGGTCATGGCGCTGATTCTGGCGTTCATTCCGGCGATGTTGACGGCGCTGGGCATCGTCCGCGAAAAAGAGCTGGGCTCGATCACCAATTTCTACGCCACGCCCCTGACCCGCCTGGAGTTTCTGCTCGGCAAACAGGCGCCGTACCTGCTGGTCAGCCTGGTCAATCTTGCGCTGCTGGTGGCGATGAACCGCTGGCTGTTCGGCGTGCCGTTCAAGGGCAGCCTGCTGACGCTGGCCTTCGGCGGCCTGCTCTACGTGCTGGCGACCACCAGCATGGGCCTGCTGATTTCAGCGTTCACCCGCACGCAAATCGCCGCGATCCTCGGCACCATGATCATCACCAGCCTGCCGACCATCCAGTTTTCCGGGCTGATCGTGCCGCGCTCTTCTCTGGAAGGTGCGGCTGCGGTGATGGGCATGCTGTTTCCGGCGGGGCACTTTCTCGACATCGCGGTGGGCACGTTCACCAAAGCGCTGGACCTGCGGCAGCTATGGCCGCAGTGCCTGGCGCTGTTCGGGTTCTTTGTCGGGTTCACCGGGCTGAGCCTGGTCATGCTGAAAAAGCAGGAGGCCTGA
- a CDS encoding TIGR02449 family protein — translation MEDNDLQTLMARLELLIGRVEQLKSQNGLLLAQEKTWREERAHLIEKNEIARRKVESMISRLKALEQDS, via the coding sequence ATGGAAGACAACGACCTGCAAACGCTGATGGCCAGACTCGAACTGCTGATTGGCCGAGTCGAGCAACTAAAGAGCCAAAACGGACTCTTACTAGCTCAGGAAAAGACCTGGCGCGAGGAACGCGCGCACCTCATTGAAAAAAACGAAATCGCCCGGCGTAAGGTCGAATCGATGATTTCGCGCCTCAAGGCCCTGGAGCAAGACTCATGA
- a CDS encoding NADPH:quinone oxidoreductase family protein: MKAVLCKAFGPAESLVLEDVASPVAKKNEILLDVHAAGVNFPDTLIIEGKYQFKPPFPFSPGGEAAGVVSVVGEKISHLKVGDRVMALTGWGSFAEQVAVPGYNVLPIPPSMDFNTAAAFSMTYGTSMHALKQRANLQPGETLLVLGASGGVGLAAVEIGKAMGARVIAAASSAEKLAVAKAAGADELINYSETSLKDEIKRLTDGQGADVIYDPVGGDLFDQAIRAIAWNGRLLVVGFASGRIPELPVNLALLKGAAVLGVFWGSFAQRQPQDNAANFQQLFGWFAEGKLKPLVSQVYPLSNAAQAINDLGQRKAVGKVVVQVR, translated from the coding sequence ATGAAAGCCGTGCTGTGCAAAGCCTTCGGCCCTGCCGAATCGCTGGTGCTGGAAGACGTCGCCAGCCCTGTCGCGAAGAAGAACGAAATCCTGCTGGACGTGCACGCAGCCGGGGTCAACTTCCCGGACACGCTGATCATCGAGGGAAAATATCAATTCAAGCCGCCCTTCCCGTTCTCGCCGGGTGGTGAAGCGGCCGGCGTGGTCAGCGTTGTGGGTGAAAAGATCAGTCATCTGAAAGTCGGTGACCGGGTCATGGCCCTGACCGGCTGGGGCAGTTTCGCCGAGCAGGTCGCGGTGCCGGGCTATAACGTGCTGCCGATTCCGCCATCAATGGACTTCAACACCGCCGCCGCCTTCAGCATGACCTACGGCACCTCGATGCACGCACTCAAGCAACGCGCCAATCTGCAACCGGGCGAAACCCTGCTGGTGCTCGGTGCGTCCGGCGGTGTCGGTCTGGCTGCCGTGGAGATTGGCAAAGCCATGGGCGCCCGCGTGATCGCCGCCGCCAGCAGCGCGGAAAAACTCGCCGTGGCCAAGGCGGCCGGCGCCGACGAGCTGATCAACTACAGCGAAACCAGCCTCAAGGACGAGATCAAACGCCTCACCGATGGCCAAGGCGCCGACGTGATTTACGACCCGGTCGGTGGCGACCTGTTCGATCAAGCCATCCGCGCCATCGCCTGGAACGGCCGCTTGCTGGTAGTCGGTTTCGCCAGCGGGCGCATTCCCGAACTGCCGGTCAACCTTGCCCTGCTCAAAGGCGCAGCGGTGCTCGGCGTGTTCTGGGGCTCGTTCGCCCAGCGTCAGCCACAGGACAACGCTGCAAACTTCCAGCAGTTGTTCGGCTGGTTTGCCGAGGGCAAGTTGAAGCCGCTGGTGTCGCAGGTGTATCCACTGAGCAATGCGGCGCAGGCGATCAATGATCTTGGCCAGCGCAAGGCGGTGGGCAAGGTGGTGGTGCAGGTGCGCTGA
- a CDS encoding YecA family protein, whose product MTIANSPYQAFATLLTSSGHNVSPAELHGVLLGRSCAGAGFDNEGWLIDAAELLEGDIQDNVRNALIGLQEMVKGELTGDDVTVVLLLPTDDAPLAERAAALGEWCQGFLSGFGLNCRDSSMLSTEATEVLQDLAAISQVQDALEESEDGETDYMEVMEYLRVAPLLLFSETKKADVPPAAKPSLH is encoded by the coding sequence ATGACCATTGCGAATTCCCCGTACCAAGCCTTTGCCACCCTGCTGACTTCCAGCGGCCACAACGTCTCGCCTGCCGAACTGCATGGCGTGCTGCTCGGACGCAGCTGCGCCGGTGCCGGCTTCGATAACGAAGGCTGGCTGATCGACGCCGCCGAACTGCTCGAAGGCGACATCCAGGACAACGTCCGCAACGCCCTGATCGGCCTGCAAGAGATGGTCAAGGGCGAGCTGACCGGCGACGACGTCACCGTCGTTCTGCTGCTGCCGACCGATGACGCCCCACTGGCTGAGCGCGCCGCTGCACTGGGCGAGTGGTGCCAAGGCTTCCTCAGCGGTTTCGGCCTGAACTGCCGCGACAGCAGCATGCTCAGCACCGAAGCTACCGAAGTGCTGCAGGATCTGGCCGCCATTTCCCAGGTGCAAGATGCCCTGGAAGAATCCGAAGACGGCGAAACCGACTACATGGAAGTCATGGAGTACCTGCGCGTCGCCCCGCTGCTGCTGTTCTCGGAAACCAAGAAAGCCGACGTGCCGCCAGCCGCCAAGCCGTCGCTGCATTAA
- the pepP gene encoding Xaa-Pro aminopeptidase — translation MTHIPKAEYSRRRKALMAQMEPNSIAILPAAAVAIRNRDVEHVYRQDSDFQYLSGFPEPQAVIVLMPGREHGEYVLFCRERNAERELWDGLRAGQEGAIRDFGADDAFPITDIDDILPGLIEGRDRVYSAMGSNPEFDRHLMDWINVIRSKAHLGAQPPNEFVALDHLLHDMRLYKSAAEVKVMREAARISAQAHIRAMQASRAGLYEYSLEAELDYEFRKGGAKMPAYGSIVAAGRNSCILHYQQNDALLKDGDLVLIDAGCEIDCYASDITRTWPVNGKFSPEQKAIYELVLASQEAAFAEIAPNKHWNQAHEATVRVITTGLVKLGLLQGEVDELIATEAYKAFYMHRAGHWLGMDVHDVGEYKVGGEWRVLEVGMALTVEPGIYIAPDNQNVAKKWRGIGVRIEDDVVVTKTGCEILTSGVPKTVAEIEALMAQARTHAA, via the coding sequence ATGACCCATATCCCGAAAGCGGAATACAGCCGTCGCCGCAAGGCCCTGATGGCGCAGATGGAACCCAACAGCATCGCTATTCTGCCTGCCGCCGCGGTAGCGATCCGCAACCGCGACGTCGAGCATGTCTACCGACAGGACAGCGACTTCCAGTACCTCAGCGGTTTCCCCGAGCCGCAGGCCGTCATCGTCTTGATGCCCGGCCGCGAGCACGGCGAATACGTGCTGTTCTGCCGTGAGCGCAACGCCGAACGCGAATTGTGGGACGGCTTGCGCGCAGGGCAGGAAGGCGCGATCCGCGACTTTGGCGCTGACGACGCGTTCCCGATTACCGATATCGACGACATCCTGCCGGGCCTGATCGAAGGCCGTGACCGGGTGTATTCGGCGATGGGCAGCAACCCCGAGTTCGATCGGCACCTGATGGACTGGATCAACGTGATCCGCTCTAAAGCGCACCTCGGCGCCCAGCCGCCGAACGAATTCGTTGCCCTGGATCATCTGCTGCACGACATGCGCCTGTATAAATCGGCGGCAGAAGTGAAGGTGATGCGCGAAGCCGCACGGATCTCGGCCCAGGCCCACATCCGGGCGATGCAGGCCAGCCGTGCCGGGCTTTATGAGTACAGCCTCGAAGCCGAACTCGACTACGAATTCCGCAAGGGCGGGGCGAAGATGCCGGCCTACGGCTCGATCGTCGCGGCCGGGCGCAACAGCTGCATCCTGCATTACCAGCAGAATGACGCACTGCTCAAGGACGGTGATCTGGTGCTGATCGACGCCGGTTGCGAGATCGACTGCTACGCCAGCGACATCACCCGCACCTGGCCGGTCAACGGCAAGTTTTCGCCCGAGCAGAAAGCGATCTACGAGTTGGTGCTGGCCTCGCAGGAAGCCGCATTCGCCGAAATCGCCCCGAACAAGCATTGGAATCAGGCGCATGAAGCCACGGTTCGAGTGATTACCACCGGGCTGGTGAAACTTGGATTGCTGCAAGGCGAGGTCGACGAGTTGATCGCGACTGAAGCCTATAAAGCTTTCTACATGCACCGCGCCGGCCACTGGCTGGGCATGGATGTGCACGACGTCGGCGAGTACAAGGTCGGCGGCGAATGGCGCGTGCTGGAGGTCGGCATGGCGCTGACCGTCGAGCCGGGTATCTACATTGCCCCGGACAATCAGAACGTCGCGAAGAAATGGCGCGGCATTGGCGTACGCATCGAGGACGACGTGGTGGTGACCAAAACCGGTTGTGAAATCCTCACCAGCGGCGTGCCGAAAACCGTCGCCGAAATCGAAGCGCTGATGGCGCAAGCACGGACACACGCAGCATGA
- a CDS encoding ABC transporter permease, translated as MHKFAHILRLGLKELTSLRHDSVLLLFLFYAFTVAIYMPAAGSVIGVHNASVAIVDEDHSALSRQLAQALQPPEFQTPVLLPYPQLDQVMDSGQYTFVINIPAGFQTDLLAARHPAIQVNVDATAMSQAFMGAGYIGRIFQRELQDYGGQGDAASKTPIQLTTRALFNTNLEGGWFLAVIQIVNNITILAIILTGTALLREREHGTLDHLLVLPLTALEIMLAKIWSNLLVVVLCTWLSLEVVVKGALGVPLAGSMSLFLLVTAVYLFASTALGIFLATLARSTPQFGLLAIPVIIPMLLLSGGSTPLDSMPQWLQWVMQGSPSTHFVSLSAAILFRDAGLSVVWPDLLALTAIGLLFFLIALARFRKSLAS; from the coding sequence ATGCACAAGTTCGCGCACATCCTGCGCCTGGGACTCAAGGAACTGACCAGCCTGCGCCACGACAGCGTTTTGCTGCTGTTCCTGTTCTACGCCTTCACCGTGGCTATCTACATGCCCGCCGCCGGCTCAGTGATCGGCGTGCACAACGCCAGCGTGGCGATCGTCGACGAAGACCACAGCGCGCTCTCGCGCCAGTTGGCCCAGGCCCTGCAACCGCCGGAGTTCCAGACGCCGGTGCTGTTGCCTTACCCGCAACTGGACCAGGTCATGGACAGCGGCCAGTACACCTTCGTCATCAACATTCCGGCAGGTTTTCAAACCGACCTGCTGGCGGCGCGGCACCCGGCCATTCAGGTCAATGTGGACGCCACCGCCATGAGCCAGGCGTTCATGGGCGCCGGTTACATCGGCCGGATCTTCCAGCGTGAACTGCAGGACTATGGCGGCCAGGGCGATGCCGCGAGCAAGACGCCGATTCAACTGACCACCCGCGCGCTGTTCAATACCAACCTGGAGGGCGGCTGGTTTCTGGCGGTAATTCAGATCGTCAACAACATCACCATTCTGGCGATCATCCTCACCGGCACGGCGCTGCTGCGCGAACGCGAACACGGCACGCTCGACCATTTGCTGGTGCTGCCGCTGACGGCGCTGGAAATCATGCTGGCGAAAATCTGGAGCAATCTGCTGGTGGTGGTGCTGTGCACCTGGCTGTCGCTGGAGGTGGTGGTCAAAGGCGCGCTCGGCGTACCGTTGGCCGGCTCGATGAGCCTGTTTTTGCTGGTGACCGCGGTTTATCTGTTTGCCAGTACCGCGTTGGGAATCTTCCTCGCGACGCTGGCGCGCTCGACACCGCAGTTCGGCCTGCTGGCGATTCCGGTGATCATCCCGATGTTGCTGCTGTCGGGCGGCAGCACGCCATTGGACAGCATGCCGCAGTGGCTGCAGTGGGTCATGCAGGGCTCACCGTCCACGCACTTTGTCAGCCTTAGCGCCGCGATTCTGTTCCGCGACGCCGGGCTGAGCGTGGTCTGGCCGGACTTGCTGGCGCTGACGGCCATCGGCCTACTGTTCTTCCTCATCGCACTGGCACGCTTTCGCAAAAGCCTGGCGTCCTGA
- a CDS encoding cell division protein ZapA gives MSSSNSVTVQILDKEYSIICPQEERSNLVSAARYLDGKMREIRSSGKVIGADRIAVMAALNITHDLLHKEERPDIQASGSTREQVRDLLDRVDLVLADDPDISKG, from the coding sequence ATGAGTTCAAGCAATAGCGTTACCGTGCAGATCCTCGACAAAGAGTATTCGATCATCTGCCCGCAGGAAGAACGCAGCAATCTGGTCAGTGCCGCACGCTACCTGGACGGCAAGATGCGCGAGATCCGCAGCAGCGGCAAAGTCATCGGCGCCGACCGCATTGCCGTGATGGCCGCGCTGAACATCACCCACGACCTCTTGCACAAAGAAGAGCGCCCGGACATCCAGGCCAGCGGCTCGACCCGTGAACAGGTGCGCGACTTGCTCGATCGTGTCGATCTGGTGCTGGCCGACGATCCGGACATCAGCAAGGGCTGA